The genomic DNA GTCACGGGATTTAAGGTTTTCTCgtcttcgttatttttgttttccttttattcgtGTGTCcatcttttccttattccttggGTTAATTTTGTGTTTccatctttcacttttgttttttctttccgggGACTTGTTTCCTCTTGTGTGTCCATCCCGACGACTGAgagtctccccccttccttctttctcctcctcatcttcttcttcttttcctccgctTCTGTCCTGTAAggtagatggagaagaaggggaaaacaagaaaaggggggtgggaagaTCAAAGGGAAAAGAGGCAGGATGAAGGAACaggtgggaggaaggagcaagCGCGCAACAAATATCCGACTCCGACGCGACGGCTAATGACAGCCTCGCGCCCTGCCTTCAGATTTCGGGAGGTCGACGAGACTTTGTCTACCTCTGGAGGGATGCTGTTAGGATTCCGTGCTCTGGGCGCATTTGGTCGTCTGATTTCGAAAATCGAGAAGTGaatttcctttgttgttttcctttcgtgtctgGGAGACTCTGGAGTCATATCAACTGGACGCGAAAACGACTGTTGACGAGGACAAAGGATGCTTAGGGACTTCAGAGAGGGCGTGTAAAGTTCCCCTAGACAGCCTGCTGTCAGGGACTCTCGTAGGAGCGCTGAGGTTAGGGGAAGGAGGTGTACTGGCAGGGGGGTGATACCGGCGCCCCTGACCTGCCTATCGAGTGAAAACGTGGGCTGtgcctgcacgcacgcacgcccgggATGAACTGCAACGACACTTGCTTTTACACGCAGGCGGGGATACATGGGACACATGGagcgcggggagggggagggggatgggtagtATACAAACACCTTCACAAACACGAAGGGAAAGATACATAGACACGAcgacaacagacaaacagacgtggGGTCAGCGGCGGTTTAGTGAGTCGCCTGGCTCGCGCCGGCGCACACGGGAGTCCCTCGGCGAGGAGGGCGTGTGAGGCCGCGCGATCGCCTACGGGGGGAGAGGGACCTGGAGACTCGAGCCTGCTCTGACGGGGAGTTCGGGGAACACGGGGCAGCTGCAGCCACTCGGCCAGCGCACCTAGTGGGTGTCGGGGGGCAGGGCCCACCAGCTGCGGGAGCGCTGCGGTCTGGGGAAACGGGCGCGTCCAGTGACTGGCCTATCTTGCTTCATGAATTCTTCCTTTGCGCATTCCTACTTCATAAATTCCTACTTCGCGCACTCCTGCTTCATGGATTCTTACTTAGCGTATTCCTATTTCGTGAATTCTTACTTCATGCAATTTAGCTCCACGCACTCCTGATTCATGAATTCCTTCTTCGCGTATTCCTACTTCGTGAATTCCTACTTCATGCAATTTAACTTCGCGTACTCCTGCTTCATGAATTCTTACTTAGCGCTTTCCTATTTCGTGAATTCTCATTTCGCGCAATCCTACTTCACGAATTCTGGTTTGTCCACCTTGGCGGCATCTCTTGTGTCCTGCCTACAGTGTGCTCAAGGTCTGCGTCTCAGGGTTAGGAAACCCAGGAAATCTTTCGTGTGTTGAGGGCATCCGAAGACGCCCCTCGTCTCTACAGGAACCCTAGGAATCCTGACGTGTGTAGGCGGGgcagaaggtggaggggagaggcgcCCCCCCAGCCCTGCCCTCGCCATCGTTtcgaacagggagagaggaatgttTCTGGAGTTTTGTACCTAAATCGTTCATCCACATctcataataaaaaaatcgtcgcgatcattttttctcctttacgaaaataaaagctaataaaaatatatatgtatggatcaaGTATTACAAACACCTTTCAGAgtttcaaagagaaaaaaaaagatagacggggaaaaaaaagagggaaaatagaggaagTATTCTACACTTCCGTTATGCAATCTAAAAACTTCAAGGAGCCCTTCTAATGAGCAAGTCCTGgagtttttcccttttctcgcGGAAACGCAAAAAAGAACACGCAcactacatgttatatatatattcattaaaaaaacacCCGGCACTCAATATATAACACGGGGATCTGAGAAGGACAAGGAAATACAGTGAGGTGAACGCATGTCATGTTGGATACGGCGGGGCAAATCCTGCCTAGTTTTGGGGTCGTGAAAACGCTTTTTTCATTTcactggaagaagaagaagaaaaaaaatctcttataccaagaagaaaagaaacacgagGTCCTGTATGTGAGATATAACAAACATGCAACGAAAATAGAGTAGACCATCAGCAAAAAATTGCAATGCAAGCTCAACTTAGTGTTGTGGGGCCGACGGCCGGGCAGCCGCGGCGAAAGCAACCTTATCTTTAGCAGATTCttatcaaaaagagaaagagagggaaaaatatattgaaagtagCGGTCCTAGGCCATAAcagctctttctctatcttgacGAGAGGTCCGACAGACCATGTTGAAAGACCGCCGAATAAAGAGCCCCccttaaaaaaaggggggtttaaATATTAAGACCCGCGCATACGCTCgtaaatatatatcttctattattttttccttaaaaatAGCTAggcctatctaaaaaaaaaaaaaaaatacagctggCTATCGGGAGGTGTTTTCCTACCAGCCTCCCAGCGCGGGTCACATGCTGCTGTACGTACACGGAGGGAAAAACTGGTTGGTGTGCATGTCGGTCACGTAGGCCTGGTCCTCTCGCCCGcagccgttgttattattattgttgttgttggcgttgCCGTTATTGTTATTCTGGGGGGTGGGCTGGCCGTAGGCGTCGCCACATGCCAGGTTTCCGGGCtgcgggtgggcgtgggtggccAGCGGGGACGGGACGGGCGGGTGGCGGCCGCCGTAGGGACTGTAGCGCACGAGCCCCGAGCCGCCGCGGGACTTCGGGCTCGTGTACATGGGCTTGAGGGGCGGGAGGGCGTTGGGGGGCGTGAACTCGTGCGGGCGCGTGACGGGGCCCAGGCACTGGTAGCCGTAGCCTGCCGCCTTGCCCGTGCACGAGGAAGGGGACGGCGACGCGGTCGGGGACGGCGGGCAGGGGAAGTGCTTGCCTTCAGACGTTGGCGCTGACGAAGCGTGAGGCAAGGAAGGGCGCGCGTGTGGAAACTGGTACGGCTGGTGGCGCTGCGCCTGGCCAACCGACGCGCTGTATTTGGGCGCTAGGAACTGCgcggaagacgagggagaggaggaggaggaaggggaggacgtgggtgtggagggggacgaggaggaggggcacCCAGGCATCCCAGGGGGCGAGGAGCAGGGAACGGAGGGCGTCTtgtagagggaggagggcggactGCACAGGGGCGGGGACGTGGGACTCTCCGACGaacacgaagaggaggaggaggtagaagaggaagacgaagaggaggtcgAGGAGCAGGGGGAGATGAGGCCCGCGTCGGGGGACTCCGCCGGCGTGACGATGACGAGAGGAGGCTTCGGAGGCTGGTGTGCGCGCGCGGCCGAGGCGGCGGCGCCCTTGGGACACCGGGGCGGGTGCCGGCACGACGCCCGGTGGTTGGGGTCCCGAAGGATCTTCTCCAGCTTCATCTTCTCGGACGTGAGGCGCTGGATCTCCGTCTTGAGGCGCACGTTCATGTCTTCCACCGACTCCGATTCCTGAGGAGAGCGAGGGATTAGTCGAcgccgtgtgcgtgcgtgcgtgtgtgtgtgtgtgtgtgtgtgtgtgtgtgtatgtgtgtgtgtgtgtgtgtgtgtgtgtgtgtgtgtgtgtgtgtgtgtgtgtgtgtgtgtgtgtgtgtgtgtgtgtgtgtgtgtgtgtgtgtgtgcgtgtgtgtgtgtgtgtgtgtgtgtgtgtgtgtgtgtgtgtgtgtgtgtgtgtgtgtgtgtgtgtgtgtgtgtgtgtgtgtgtgtgtgtgtgcgtgtgtgtgtgtgtatgtgtgcatgtgcccgTGTGCGTATGAGCGTGCGCGCTTCAGGGTATGCTTACACCCACGGGTGCACAAATAgacatgaaaacaaagaaaagtaaagagcgtaaactaacaaacaaaacgcAGAACACTAACTGTCATGAGCACGAtggtcttctcctttttcttgttacGACACTTGGTGGCAGCGATCTTGTTCCTCTCCCgtctccgccgccgccgctcctcgtcctcctccgtcagctggAAAGGGCGGGGCAAGGGTCAGGAGTTAATTCGCGAGTAATGGAGGCGAATGGGGGGGTGAGAAAGCTGTGATTGATCCCCATGAACACAAACCTCCTACAGTTTGAACACAAACTGTAGGAGGTTTGTGTTCATGGGGATTAAAGGTCGA from Penaeus chinensis breed Huanghai No. 1 chromosome 30, ASM1920278v2, whole genome shotgun sequence includes the following:
- the LOC125041124 gene encoding uncharacterized protein DDB_G0271670-like, with the protein product MYLNVNLTPPPSAAGEGSCTTPKTPEILNSLINLTSPPLPHSYAHYQTQVEGGSLVSPVSELGSPLEDGGAVTTLSPQEGPLGRGRSEHSTPRHLSHGGAGGGEGGSGGGGGGAGGPYSGGGGVGGGGGGGGGGGGGGGLVGGSPGTSGMGGPLAGSSPPSTPDLPSPVSTVEATKSALIKEGLKLQIRTKLQAAGVDSPDNFLEDSKSIKSESDDLTEEDEERRRRRRERNKIAATKCRNKKKEKTIVLMTESESVEDMNVRLKTEIQRLTSEKMKLEKILRDPNHRASCRHPPRCPKGAAASAARAHQPPKPPLVIVTPAESPDAGLISPCSSTSSSSSSSTSSSSSCSSESPTSPPLCSPPSSLYKTPSVPCSSPPGMPGCPSSSSPSTPTSSPSSSSSPSSSAQFLAPKYSASVGQAQRHQPYQFPHARPSLPHASSAPTSEGKHFPCPPSPTASPSPSSCTGKAAGYGYQCLGPVTRPHEFTPPNALPPLKPMYTSPKSRGGSGLVRYSPYGGRHPPVPSPLATHAHPQPGNLACGDAYGQPTPQNNNNGNANNNNNNNNGCGREDQAYVTDMHTNQFFPPCTYSSM